Proteins encoded together in one Thermomonospora curvata DSM 43183 window:
- a CDS encoding ABC transporter substrate-binding protein, which translates to MKTKLLAIASVTGLAVALSGCGGGDSGGSDSTLTVTMWGGAAQKAHVDSYFTPWAEANGVTIKQDSPTDYAKIKAQVEAGKVTWGLTEVEPNFANTACESGLLEKLPQDIIDKAKASGVAEEQIGECAIPILQYSFTIAYNTKTFSGDHPKTWAEFFDTRRFPGKRGFWKYATGGMFEAALLADGVKPDELYPLDIDRAFKKLETIKKDIVFYDTGDQMTQMLASGEAPLVQAWSGRIYQARQEGEKVANEWNENLVSYDQIAVPKGYPNKELAFQWMRWFLDNPKAQAADADASIYGPASENALQYVSADVRKELPGHPANAEKAIGLVNYDYWAEHYDSVTERLNAWIAQ; encoded by the coding sequence ATGAAGACCAAGTTGCTGGCCATCGCCTCGGTGACGGGTCTGGCCGTCGCACTCAGCGGCTGCGGCGGCGGTGACTCGGGCGGGTCCGACTCGACGCTCACGGTGACCATGTGGGGCGGCGCTGCACAGAAGGCCCACGTCGACTCCTACTTCACCCCGTGGGCCGAGGCCAACGGCGTCACCATCAAGCAGGACTCGCCGACCGACTACGCCAAGATCAAGGCGCAGGTGGAGGCGGGCAAGGTCACCTGGGGCCTCACCGAGGTGGAGCCGAACTTCGCCAACACCGCCTGCGAGTCGGGCCTGCTGGAGAAGCTCCCGCAGGACATCATCGACAAGGCCAAGGCCTCGGGCGTCGCCGAAGAGCAGATCGGCGAGTGCGCCATCCCGATCCTGCAGTACTCCTTCACGATCGCCTACAACACCAAGACCTTCTCCGGCGATCACCCCAAGACCTGGGCCGAGTTCTTCGACACCCGGCGCTTCCCCGGCAAGCGGGGCTTTTGGAAGTACGCCACCGGCGGCATGTTCGAGGCCGCGCTGCTGGCCGACGGCGTCAAGCCCGACGAGCTCTACCCGCTCGACATCGACCGGGCCTTCAAGAAGCTGGAGACGATCAAAAAGGACATCGTCTTCTACGACACCGGCGACCAGATGACCCAGATGCTGGCCAGCGGCGAAGCCCCGCTGGTGCAGGCCTGGAGCGGCCGGATCTACCAGGCCCGGCAGGAAGGGGAGAAGGTCGCCAACGAGTGGAACGAGAACCTGGTCTCCTACGACCAGATCGCCGTTCCCAAGGGCTACCCGAACAAGGAACTGGCCTTCCAGTGGATGCGCTGGTTCCTGGACAACCCCAAGGCCCAGGCCGCCGATGCCGACGCCTCGATCTACGGCCCGGCCAGTGAGAACGCCCTCCAGTACGTCTCCGCCGACGTCCGCAAGGAACTGCCCGGCCACCCGGCCAACGCCGAGAAGGCCATCGGCCTGGTGAACTACGACTACTGGGCCGAGCACTACGACAGCGTCACCGAGCGTCTGAACGCCTGGATCGCCCAATGA
- a CDS encoding ABC transporter permease: MTTVATDSSMDTMQGRPRPLRLPQWLRFDGWGALVLPLLLFLILIFVAPLVVMLSRSLTDPSLGLQNYRDLFANSVYLRVLGNTFLIATIVTAVTLALAYPYAYLMTLVGPTWRMIMLGLVLVPFWTSILVRSFALVLFLRDTGAFNATLQSLGVIDEPIPLIRTLPGVVFGMVQVALPFAVLPIFATMQNIDRRLLLAAESLGARPSGAFWRIFVPLSAPGVAAGLLLTFIQALGYYITPALLGGPKNMMIGELIVQQVSSVLRFGFAAALATLLLVTTLLLLLVASRFVDLQKHLMRQT, from the coding sequence ATGACCACTGTGGCCACCGATTCGTCGATGGACACGATGCAGGGCCGGCCCCGCCCGTTGCGGCTGCCCCAATGGCTGCGCTTCGACGGGTGGGGCGCCCTGGTCCTGCCGCTGCTGCTGTTCCTGATCCTGATCTTCGTGGCGCCGCTGGTCGTCATGCTGTCCCGCAGCCTGACGGACCCGAGCCTCGGGCTGCAGAACTACCGCGACCTGTTCGCCAACTCCGTCTACCTGCGGGTGCTGGGCAACACGTTCCTCATCGCGACGATCGTCACGGCGGTGACGCTGGCGCTGGCCTACCCGTACGCCTACCTGATGACGCTCGTCGGCCCCACCTGGCGGATGATCATGCTGGGGCTGGTGCTGGTGCCGTTTTGGACCAGCATCCTGGTGCGCAGCTTCGCCCTCGTGCTGTTCCTGCGGGACACCGGCGCCTTCAACGCCACCCTCCAGTCGCTCGGCGTCATCGACGAGCCGATCCCGCTGATCCGCACACTCCCCGGCGTGGTGTTCGGCATGGTCCAGGTCGCGCTGCCGTTCGCGGTGCTGCCCATCTTCGCGACCATGCAGAACATCGACCGGCGGCTGCTGCTGGCGGCCGAGTCGTTGGGCGCCCGGCCCTCCGGCGCCTTCTGGCGGATCTTCGTCCCGCTCAGCGCGCCCGGCGTCGCGGCGGGACTGCTGCTGACCTTCATCCAGGCGCTCGGGTACTACATCACCCCGGCGCTGCTCGGCGGCCCGAAGAACATGATGATCGGCGAGCTGATCGTGCAGCAGGTCAGCAGCGTGCTCCGCTTCGGCTTCGCCGCCGCCCTGGCGACCCTGCTCCTGGTGACCACCCTCCTGCTGCTTTTGGTGGCGAGCAGGTTCGTGGACCTTCAAAAACACCTGATGCGGCAGACATGA
- a CDS encoding ABC transporter permease: MTKILTRTGLAVLAALIGVYLILPILIVVPMSFSDSSFLSFPPEKLSLRWFRNLVDDPVWLESAWASLKVALASSVCSVVLGVLAALALVRGRIPFRNTIIAVLLAPLIVPYVIIGLAAYIAFLQLGLTQTTLGFVLVHTCLAVPYVVINVVAGLVAVDRRLEMAAMSLGAGPVTTFFQVTLPLILPSVLAGGLFAFFTSWDEVVTAIFLSGPEVTTLPVQMWSGIRVQIDPTVAAISTLVLLVVFGSFLILGLTRLIRRLARRRVTGPATNTGA; encoded by the coding sequence ATGACCAAGATCCTCACCCGTACCGGGCTGGCCGTCCTCGCCGCCCTGATCGGCGTCTACCTCATCCTGCCGATCCTCATCGTCGTCCCGATGTCCTTCTCCGACAGCTCCTTCCTGTCGTTCCCGCCGGAGAAGCTGTCGCTGCGGTGGTTCCGCAACCTCGTCGACGACCCGGTCTGGCTGGAGTCGGCCTGGGCGAGCCTGAAGGTGGCGCTGGCGTCGTCGGTGTGCTCGGTGGTGCTGGGCGTGCTGGCCGCTCTCGCCCTGGTGCGCGGACGCATCCCGTTCCGCAACACGATCATCGCGGTGCTGCTGGCCCCGCTCATCGTGCCCTACGTCATCATCGGCCTGGCCGCCTACATCGCCTTCCTCCAGCTCGGCCTCACCCAGACCACGCTCGGCTTCGTGCTGGTCCACACCTGCCTGGCCGTCCCCTATGTCGTCATCAACGTGGTGGCGGGGCTGGTCGCGGTGGACCGGAGGCTGGAGATGGCCGCGATGAGCCTGGGCGCGGGCCCGGTCACCACCTTCTTCCAGGTGACCCTCCCGCTCATCCTGCCCAGCGTGCTGGCCGGCGGGCTGTTCGCCTTCTTCACCAGCTGGGACGAGGTGGTGACCGCGATCTTCCTGTCCGGCCCGGAGGTGACGACGCTGCCGGTGCAGATGTGGTCGGGCATCCGGGTCCAGATCGACCCCACCGTCGCGGCCATCTCCACGCTGGTGCTGCTGGTCGTCTTCGGCTCGTTCCTCATCCTCGGCCTGACCCGGCTGATCCGCCGCCTCGCCCGCCGCCGGGTGACGGGTCCCGCAACGAACACAGGTGCATGA
- a CDS encoding ABC transporter ATP-binding protein, with protein sequence MTATLQTASPRKSTGASISIDAVSKKYGDNTVLEAVDLDIRAGEFLTLLGASGSGKSTLLNIIAGFIRPNSGTVKVDGRDITSLPPHKRGFGMVFQHYALFPHMSVADNVAFPLKRQKVAKNEIRTRVAEALEMVELGHLGNRRPAELSGGQQQRVALARAIVFRPRVLLMDEPLGALDKLLREQLQLEIRRLHQEMGITFVFVTHDQDEALMMSDRIALLRNGRIVQLGTPEQLYAEPNCRYSAEFVGASNIFTGTIQANGFIDDADGQHYRIPEGADRDGRSLMIRPERLHIATETAFVPESMNRVEAIVEDCIYLGSSRTVQLRTPAGRRLLARTDVPRVPDGVVPGARVYAYWDVHDSRVLD encoded by the coding sequence ATGACCGCAACGCTCCAGACAGCCTCTCCCCGGAAGTCGACCGGAGCGTCGATCTCCATCGACGCGGTGAGCAAGAAGTACGGCGACAACACCGTGCTCGAGGCGGTCGACCTCGACATCCGGGCGGGGGAGTTCCTCACCCTGCTCGGCGCCTCCGGCTCGGGCAAGTCCACCCTGCTGAACATCATCGCCGGCTTCATCCGGCCCAACTCCGGAACCGTCAAGGTGGACGGCCGGGACATCACCTCGCTGCCGCCCCACAAGCGCGGTTTCGGGATGGTGTTCCAGCACTACGCGCTCTTCCCGCACATGTCGGTCGCCGACAATGTCGCCTTCCCGCTCAAGCGGCAGAAGGTCGCAAAAAACGAGATCCGCACCAGGGTCGCCGAGGCCCTGGAAATGGTCGAGCTCGGCCATCTCGGCAACCGGCGGCCTGCGGAGCTTTCCGGCGGCCAGCAGCAGCGGGTGGCGCTCGCCCGGGCCATCGTCTTCCGCCCCCGCGTGCTGCTCATGGACGAGCCGCTGGGCGCCCTGGACAAGCTGCTGCGCGAGCAGCTCCAGCTGGAGATCCGGCGGCTCCACCAGGAAATGGGCATCACCTTCGTGTTCGTGACGCACGACCAGGACGAGGCGCTGATGATGTCCGACCGCATCGCCCTGCTGCGGAACGGGCGCATCGTCCAGCTCGGCACGCCCGAGCAGCTTTACGCCGAGCCGAACTGCCGCTACAGCGCGGAATTCGTCGGCGCCTCGAACATCTTCACCGGAACGATCCAGGCAAACGGCTTCATCGACGACGCCGACGGTCAGCACTACCGGATTCCCGAAGGCGCCGACCGCGACGGCAGGTCGCTCATGATCCGCCCCGAGCGCCTCCACATCGCCACCGAGACCGCCTTCGTCCCCGAGAGCATGAACCGGGTCGAGGCGATCGTGGAGGACTGCATCTACCTCGGCAGCAGCCGCACCGTGCAGCTGCGCACCCCCGCGGGCCGGCGGCTGCTGGCGCGCACCGACGTCCCCCGCGTCCCGGACGGGGTCGTCCCCGGCGCCCGGGTGTACGCCTACTGGGACGTTCACGACTCCCGCGTCCTCGACTGA
- a CDS encoding thiamine pyrophosphate-binding protein, producing the protein MATMTGGEALIAALAAHGVDTIFGIPGTHNLSAYAAMKRHGIRHISPRHEQGAGYAADGYARSSGRPGVCLTTTGPAILNAASAALQAYSDSVPVLFVSPGMPLRHPGRGNGLLHEVKDQSGAMAAILGRSHRVTSVAEIPLAVAQAWTDLTGGRPRPVHLEIPLDLLEERAEVTVVDPVPATTCTPAPESVTAGAAACAGARRPVLVVGGGARRAGAEVIALAEAVGAPILATSNGKGIVPEDHPLFVGAGLQHRCVLDLMDDSDLVIAVGTEFAPSDWWIGLPDLSGKVLRIDVDPAGIVTNVVPAVPVVGDAAVALRALRAELDRPAPAGAAQRAAQWRDRHRQAARAEGEPWLPIVSAIAEALPRDAIVAADSAMACYYGALSNLPLHRPGAFLYPTGAGTLGFGLPAGIGAKIADPDAAVLVLQGDGGTMFTVAELAAAAELGIALPVVVVDNGGYGEIRNEMADRGEPVHAVALGRPDFPALARSLGCHGVRAADPAELTGAVKAALEADRPTLIHVREESRAARGMA; encoded by the coding sequence ATGGCGACGATGACGGGCGGCGAGGCGCTGATCGCGGCACTGGCCGCCCACGGCGTGGACACGATCTTCGGGATTCCCGGCACGCACAACCTCTCGGCCTACGCGGCCATGAAGCGGCACGGGATCCGGCACATCTCCCCGCGGCACGAGCAGGGCGCCGGGTACGCCGCCGACGGGTACGCCCGCTCCTCCGGGCGGCCGGGCGTCTGCCTGACCACCACCGGCCCGGCGATCCTGAACGCGGCCTCGGCCGCGCTGCAGGCCTACTCGGACTCGGTGCCGGTCCTGTTCGTCTCCCCGGGCATGCCGCTGCGTCACCCCGGCCGGGGCAACGGCCTGCTCCATGAGGTCAAGGACCAAAGCGGAGCCATGGCCGCGATCCTCGGCCGAAGCCACCGGGTGACCAGCGTGGCGGAGATCCCGCTCGCGGTGGCGCAGGCGTGGACCGACCTGACCGGCGGCCGGCCCCGCCCCGTCCACCTGGAGATCCCGCTCGACCTGCTGGAGGAGCGGGCGGAGGTGACCGTGGTCGATCCCGTCCCGGCCACCACGTGCACCCCCGCGCCGGAGTCGGTCACCGCCGGCGCGGCGGCCTGCGCCGGTGCCCGCCGCCCGGTGCTCGTGGTCGGCGGGGGAGCCAGGCGGGCCGGCGCGGAGGTGATCGCCCTGGCGGAGGCCGTGGGCGCCCCGATCCTCGCCACCTCCAACGGCAAGGGGATCGTCCCCGAGGACCACCCGCTCTTCGTGGGCGCGGGGCTGCAGCACCGCTGCGTCCTGGACCTGATGGACGACAGCGACCTGGTCATCGCGGTGGGCACCGAGTTCGCCCCCTCCGACTGGTGGATCGGGCTGCCCGACCTGTCCGGCAAGGTGCTGCGCATCGACGTCGACCCCGCGGGGATCGTCACCAACGTCGTCCCGGCGGTGCCGGTGGTGGGGGACGCCGCGGTCGCGCTGCGCGCCCTGCGCGCGGAACTGGACCGCCCGGCCCCGGCCGGGGCGGCGCAGCGGGCCGCGCAGTGGCGGGACCGGCACCGGCAGGCCGCCCGCGCCGAGGGCGAGCCCTGGCTGCCGATCGTCTCCGCGATCGCCGAGGCGCTGCCCCGCGACGCGATCGTGGCCGCCGACAGCGCCATGGCCTGTTATTACGGCGCGCTGTCGAACCTGCCGCTGCACCGGCCGGGCGCCTTCCTCTACCCGACCGGGGCCGGCACGCTCGGGTTCGGCCTGCCGGCGGGCATCGGCGCCAAGATCGCCGACCCGGACGCCGCGGTGCTCGTCCTGCAGGGCGACGGCGGCACCATGTTCACCGTCGCCGAGCTGGCCGCCGCGGCCGAGCTGGGCATCGCGCTGCCGGTCGTCGTCGTCGACAACGGCGGCTACGGCGAGATCCGCAACGAGATGGCGGACCGGGGCGAACCGGTCCACGCCGTGGCGCTGGGCCGCCCCGACTTCCCCGCGCTCGCCCGGTCGCTGGGCTGCCATGGCGTCCGGGCCGCCGACCCCGCCGAGCTGACCGGGGCGGTCAAGGCCGCCCTGGAGGCGGACCGGCCCACGCTGATCCACGTCCGTGAGGAAAGCCGCGCCGCCAGGGGCATGGCATGA
- a CDS encoding C-terminal binding protein has product MRKPVAVYTDVVDTDPAPGVKLLEEAGFTVRFAASAAPADIVAAAADADALLLGYAEIDRPLLEALPAVRIVATQSVGYDMVDLDACRERGIWVTNVPGAATEEVASHALAMTLALLRGLPYLDRDVRAGIWDGTRHDLRRLSEVTVGVVGLGRIGRRYAEYVRPLVGRIVGYDPAVTAMHGVQWLALDELLACSDVVSLHLPLTAETRGLLDARRLGLMREGASLVNVSRAGLIDHRALVRCLDEGRLSGAALDVLPQEPPEPGDPILAHPRVLLTPHAAYLSAASSRDYVLQQAENVVLWHARGRPVSVVVEGRPMAPR; this is encoded by the coding sequence ATGAGGAAACCCGTCGCGGTCTACACCGACGTGGTGGACACCGACCCGGCCCCCGGGGTGAAACTGCTGGAGGAGGCCGGGTTCACGGTGCGGTTCGCCGCCTCCGCGGCGCCCGCCGACATCGTGGCCGCCGCCGCGGACGCCGACGCGCTCCTGCTCGGCTACGCCGAGATCGACCGGCCGCTCCTGGAGGCCCTGCCGGCGGTGCGCATCGTCGCCACGCAGTCGGTGGGCTATGACATGGTCGACCTGGACGCCTGCCGGGAGCGCGGCATCTGGGTCACCAACGTTCCCGGCGCCGCGACCGAGGAGGTCGCCTCCCACGCGCTGGCCATGACGCTCGCGCTCCTGCGGGGACTGCCCTACCTGGATCGCGACGTCCGGGCCGGGATATGGGACGGCACCCGGCACGATCTGCGGCGGCTTTCGGAGGTGACCGTCGGCGTCGTCGGGCTCGGCCGCATCGGGCGGCGCTATGCGGAGTACGTCCGCCCGCTCGTCGGCCGTATCGTCGGCTACGACCCCGCCGTCACCGCCATGCACGGCGTCCAGTGGCTGGCCCTGGACGAGCTGCTGGCCTGCAGCGACGTCGTGAGCCTGCACCTGCCGCTCACTGCGGAGACCCGGGGGCTGCTGGATGCGCGGCGGCTCGGTCTGATGCGCGAGGGCGCGTCGCTGGTGAACGTGTCGCGCGCCGGTCTCATCGACCACCGTGCGCTTGTGCGGTGCCTGGACGAGGGACGCCTGTCGGGTGCGGCGCTCGACGTGCTGCCGCAGGAGCCCCCGGAGCCCGGCGACCCGATCCTCGCCCATCCCCGGGTGCTCCTCACGCCGCACGCCGCCTACCTGTCGGCGGCCAGCAGCCGCGATTACGTCCTCCAGCAGGCCGAGAACGTCGTTCTTTGGCATGCCCGGGGCAGGCCCGTCTCCGTCGTCGTGGAGGGACGTCCGATGGCACCGAGATGA
- a CDS encoding TetR/AcrR family transcriptional regulator — translation MPRPSVEAERREQILKAACRVISEKGYKALRVTDVARYAKLSAALVHYYFETKRDLVHAAFEWNFSRSLERRKSILDRHSNARDRLRAFIDSYLPRDEETEAAWRVWAETWVEALHDPDLRKLNERIYGEWRSIITEIIRLGQAEGLIVPGDPVLLANVLVSTIDGLAIQALVGSEHMTIARMQSVCDHLVKTMSVQSAEPVQAALG, via the coding sequence ATGCCACGCCCGAGCGTTGAAGCCGAGCGCCGCGAGCAGATTCTCAAAGCGGCGTGCAGGGTCATCAGTGAAAAGGGCTACAAGGCGCTGCGTGTGACTGATGTGGCCAGGTACGCCAAGCTCAGCGCCGCACTGGTCCACTACTACTTCGAGACCAAGCGCGACCTGGTGCACGCCGCGTTCGAGTGGAACTTCTCCCGCTCGCTGGAGCGGCGCAAGTCGATACTGGACCGGCACTCCAACGCCCGGGACCGGCTGCGCGCCTTCATCGACTCCTATCTGCCGCGCGATGAGGAGACCGAGGCCGCCTGGCGGGTGTGGGCCGAAACGTGGGTGGAGGCCCTGCACGACCCCGACCTGCGCAAGCTGAACGAGCGGATCTACGGCGAGTGGCGGAGCATCATCACCGAGATCATCCGCCTCGGCCAGGCAGAAGGGCTGATCGTGCCGGGAGATCCGGTGCTGCTGGCCAACGTGCTGGTCAGCACGATCGACGGGCTGGCGATCCAGGCCCTGGTCGGCTCGGAGCACATGACGATCGCCCGCATGCAAAGCGTCTGCGACCACTTGGTGAAGACGATGTCCGTGCAGTCCGCCGAGCCGGTTCAGGCCGCCCTCGGCTGA
- a CDS encoding acyl-CoA dehydrogenase family protein, which yields MFYELTDGIELTDEQREFVALARDFARNEIRPRAREVDEADTEAPMDLWYKAAEVGLTSYMLPAEYGGGGVTDLVTQCLVQEELCHGDIGIANFLTSSSFFADPILELGTEEQKKKWITPLTGSEPPVTSVAVTEPGVGSDAAGLQTRAVRDGDHYVLNGVKTWISNAPLSQYFVVFATVDPSKRARGVTAFLVERDREGVTVGAPMKKYGQRGTLNAEVFLENVRVPVENRLGEEGKGFYGLMRTFDASRILIGAAATGLSRAILEDAVQYAKERTQFGKPIIEHQAVAFRLADMAAKTDISHLVTMRAARLFDAGKPVTAASAIAKVVASENTTWVANAGLLTHGGWGYSREFMVEKWLRDAKLEELEEGTSDIQRLIISRSLAK from the coding sequence GTGTTCTACGAGCTCACCGACGGGATCGAACTGACCGACGAGCAGCGCGAGTTCGTCGCCCTCGCCCGCGACTTCGCCCGCAACGAGATCCGCCCCCGCGCGCGCGAGGTCGACGAGGCCGACACCGAGGCGCCCATGGACCTGTGGTACAAGGCCGCCGAGGTCGGGCTGACCTCCTACATGCTGCCCGCCGAGTACGGCGGCGGCGGCGTGACCGACCTGGTCACCCAGTGCCTGGTCCAAGAAGAGCTGTGCCACGGCGACATCGGCATCGCCAACTTCCTCACCTCCAGCTCCTTCTTCGCCGACCCGATCCTGGAGCTGGGCACCGAGGAGCAGAAGAAGAAGTGGATCACCCCGCTCACCGGCTCTGAACCCCCCGTCACCAGCGTCGCCGTCACCGAGCCGGGCGTGGGCTCGGACGCGGCCGGCCTGCAGACCCGCGCCGTCCGCGACGGCGACCACTACGTCCTCAACGGGGTGAAGACCTGGATCTCCAACGCCCCGCTGTCGCAGTACTTCGTGGTGTTCGCCACCGTCGACCCCAGCAAGCGCGCCCGCGGGGTCACCGCCTTCCTCGTCGAACGCGACCGCGAGGGCGTCACCGTCGGCGCCCCCATGAAGAAGTACGGCCAGCGCGGCACCCTCAACGCCGAGGTCTTCCTGGAGAACGTCCGCGTCCCCGTGGAAAACCGGCTCGGCGAAGAAGGCAAGGGCTTCTACGGCCTGATGCGCACCTTCGACGCCTCCCGCATCCTCATCGGCGCCGCCGCCACCGGCCTGTCCCGGGCGATCCTGGAGGACGCCGTCCAGTACGCCAAGGAACGCACCCAGTTCGGCAAGCCGATCATCGAGCACCAGGCGGTGGCCTTCCGGCTGGCCGACATGGCCGCCAAGACCGACATCTCCCACCTGGTCACCATGCGGGCCGCCCGGCTGTTCGACGCCGGCAAGCCGGTCACCGCCGCCTCCGCCATCGCCAAGGTCGTCGCCTCGGAGAACACCACCTGGGTGGCCAACGCCGGGCTGCTCACCCACGGCGGCTGGGGCTACTCGCGGGAGTTCATGGTCGAAAAGTGGCTGCGGGACGCCAAGCTCGAAGAGCTCGAGGAAGGCACCTCCGACATCCAGCGCCTCATCATCTCCCGGTCCCTGGCGAAGTGA
- a CDS encoding acetate--CoA ligase family protein, with the protein MSLSVFSDPASVAVVGASADPAKWGYWIARGALRGAHRREVHLVNAKGAVIEGVQSARSLSELPSAPELVVLTAPARTIPAVIDEALALGVKGFLGITAHIDAANGEAGLERRLAERIRRAGARIVGPNCLGLYDAGSELELAWGTFVPGSIAIVSQSGQLGLELAGLAAHAGLGVSRFVSIGNQVDVTAAELLEDLISHETTRTVVLYLENFGAGRELAAVMARLRQAGKHVIVLTVGASDAGRAAARSHTGAMTAATDVVAAACRAAGAAFVETPAQAIDLAHLLIDGPLPAGDRVAIVSDSGGQGAIAADTLSRHRLTVPALSEGTRAAVAALLPEGAGTANPIDLAGAGEQDLATYARLVDVLLGSGEVDTVVLSGYFGCYGADTPSLVDRELQVADAIAASAARHGRPVIVHSMSHDSQAVRRLRSRAVPTLFTIDAVARSLGIAAELARSAPADPARLAAPAAPLGDTGKALPYLAGRDLLAKAGLSYPRAIAVWTPEEAGTVARSMTGPFVLKAGWLEHKTELGGVAVGLPDADAVRAALADMISRLGEGDYVLEEMDTRTGAVELIVGARRDPAFGPVVLVGLGGVTAELYRDVALALAPVDVAEARRLLESLAGLPLLTGFRGRPAVDVDAVAESVVAVSRLIAEDGRVLECEVNPLRVGPDGAIAVDALVVAAAGDQPDW; encoded by the coding sequence GTGTCCCTGTCGGTCTTCTCCGACCCGGCATCCGTCGCCGTCGTCGGCGCCTCGGCCGATCCCGCCAAATGGGGCTACTGGATCGCCCGCGGCGCCCTGCGCGGCGCCCACCGCCGGGAAGTGCACCTGGTCAACGCCAAAGGCGCGGTCATCGAGGGCGTCCAGTCGGCGCGGTCGCTGTCGGAACTGCCCTCGGCGCCGGAACTGGTGGTGCTGACCGCCCCCGCCCGCACGATCCCCGCCGTGATCGACGAGGCCCTGGCCCTCGGCGTCAAGGGCTTTCTGGGGATCACCGCCCACATCGACGCCGCCAACGGCGAAGCGGGCCTGGAACGGCGGCTGGCCGAACGCATCCGGCGGGCCGGCGCCCGCATCGTCGGCCCCAACTGCCTGGGCCTGTACGACGCCGGCAGCGAGCTGGAGCTGGCCTGGGGCACCTTCGTCCCCGGCAGCATCGCGATCGTCTCCCAGTCCGGCCAGCTCGGGCTGGAGCTCGCCGGGCTCGCCGCCCACGCCGGGCTGGGGGTCTCCCGCTTCGTCTCCATCGGCAACCAGGTCGACGTCACCGCGGCCGAGCTGCTGGAAGACCTGATCTCCCACGAGACGACCCGCACGGTCGTGCTCTACCTGGAGAACTTCGGCGCCGGCCGGGAGCTGGCGGCGGTCATGGCGCGGCTGCGGCAGGCGGGCAAGCACGTCATCGTGCTCACCGTCGGCGCCAGCGACGCCGGCCGGGCCGCGGCCCGCTCCCACACCGGCGCCATGACCGCCGCCACCGACGTGGTCGCCGCGGCCTGCCGGGCCGCCGGCGCGGCCTTCGTGGAGACCCCCGCCCAGGCGATCGACCTGGCGCACCTGCTCATCGACGGCCCGCTGCCGGCCGGCGACCGGGTCGCGATCGTCAGCGACAGCGGCGGCCAGGGCGCCATCGCCGCCGACACCCTCAGCCGCCACCGCCTCACCGTGCCGGCCCTCTCCGAAGGCACCCGGGCCGCCGTCGCCGCCCTGCTGCCGGAGGGCGCCGGGACGGCCAACCCCATCGACCTGGCCGGGGCCGGGGAACAGGACCTGGCCACCTACGCCCGCCTGGTGGACGTGCTGCTGGGCAGCGGCGAGGTCGACACGGTGGTGCTGTCGGGCTACTTCGGCTGCTACGGCGCCGACACCCCGTCCCTGGTGGACCGGGAACTGCAGGTGGCCGACGCCATCGCCGCCTCCGCCGCCCGGCACGGCCGCCCGGTGATCGTCCACAGCATGAGCCACGACTCCCAGGCGGTGCGGCGGCTCCGCTCCCGCGCCGTCCCCACCCTGTTCACCATCGACGCGGTGGCCAGGTCACTGGGGATCGCGGCCGAGTTGGCGCGCTCGGCGCCGGCGGACCCCGCCCGCCTGGCCGCCCCCGCCGCCCCGCTCGGCGACACCGGCAAGGCCCTGCCCTACCTGGCGGGACGGGACCTGCTCGCCAAGGCGGGCCTGAGCTACCCGCGCGCCATCGCGGTCTGGACCCCCGAGGAGGCCGGCACCGTGGCGCGCTCCATGACCGGGCCCTTCGTCCTCAAAGCCGGGTGGCTGGAGCACAAGACCGAACTCGGCGGCGTGGCCGTCGGGCTGCCCGACGCCGACGCCGTCCGCGCCGCCCTCGCCGACATGATCTCCCGGCTGGGGGAGGGCGACTACGTCCTGGAGGAGATGGACACCCGCACCGGCGCCGTGGAGCTCATCGTCGGCGCCCGGCGGGATCCGGCCTTCGGACCGGTCGTCCTGGTCGGCCTGGGCGGGGTCACGGCCGAGCTGTACCGGGACGTGGCGCTCGCCCTCGCCCCGGTGGACGTGGCCGAGGCCCGCCGCCTGCTGGAATCGCTCGCCGGGCTGCCGCTGCTCACCGGGTTCCGCGGCCGCCCGGCCGTCGACGTGGACGCGGTCGCCGAGAGCGTGGTGGCCGTGTCCCGCCTCATCGCCGAGGACGGTCGCGTCCTGGAGTGTGAGGTCAACCCGCTGCGGGTCGGTCCCGACGGGGCGATCGCCGTCGACGCCCTCGTCGTGGCCGCCGCAGGGGACCAACCCGATTGGTGA